In Nitratiruptor sp. YY09-18, a single window of DNA contains:
- a CDS encoding nicotinamidase produces the protein MRVQITSYDTLIVVDMQKDFMPGGALAVKEADTIIGRVNAYIKLFTKTSQPIFFTRDWHPHNHISFQDQGGAWPPHCVQGTQGAAFADGLYIPQDNRFIISKGTSQDFDAYSGFQGTLLLDLLQERGIKRVFICGVATDFCVKHTALGALHYGFTTFVLEDATKAVFDQEAALKELLKSGAIATDFNSISKYKL, from the coding sequence ATGAGAGTACAGATAACTTCCTACGATACACTCATAGTAGTCGATATGCAAAAAGATTTCATGCCTGGTGGTGCACTTGCAGTCAAGGAGGCTGATACAATTATTGGAAGAGTCAATGCGTATATAAAGCTTTTTACGAAAACTTCGCAGCCGATCTTTTTCACTCGTGACTGGCATCCCCACAATCACATCTCCTTTCAAGACCAAGGGGGCGCATGGCCACCGCACTGCGTGCAAGGAACCCAAGGAGCAGCATTTGCTGATGGTCTTTATATCCCACAGGATAATCGCTTCATTATCTCAAAAGGAACATCGCAAGATTTTGATGCATACTCTGGATTTCAAGGAACACTTCTTTTGGATCTTTTGCAAGAACGTGGTATAAAACGGGTCTTTATTTGCGGTGTTGCTACCGATTTTTGCGTCAAGCATACCGCTCTTGGAGCATTGCACTATGGATTTACTACATTTGTTTTAGAAGATGCTACCAAAGCAGTATTTGATCAAGAAGCTGCTCTTAAAGAACTCTTAAAAAGCGGTGCTATTGCAACAGATTTCAACTCTATAAGTAAGTATAAGTTATAA
- a CDS encoding Fur family transcriptional regulator, whose translation MQELELYLDQLKDIVKKRGLKYSSQREQILRVLFNAKKHLTPEEIYNEVKKENPSIGLATVYRTLAFLEREKFVNSISFGTEGKKYELNRGEHHDHMICIKCGDILEFFNEELESLQEEIAKKFNFKLITHEMNMYGICPKCQKTSDDI comes from the coding sequence ATGCAAGAGCTAGAACTCTATCTTGATCAACTCAAAGATATTGTAAAGAAGCGGGGACTCAAATACTCCTCGCAACGTGAACAGATTTTGCGTGTGCTCTTCAACGCCAAAAAACATCTCACTCCTGAAGAGATCTACAATGAAGTAAAAAAAGAGAACCCCTCTATCGGGTTAGCAACTGTCTATCGCACATTGGCATTTTTGGAAAGAGAAAAATTTGTTAACTCCATATCATTTGGAACTGAAGGGAAAAAATATGAACTCAATAGAGGTGAGCATCACGATCATATGATATGCATCAAATGTGGAGATATTTTGGAGTTTTTCAATGAAGAGCTAGAATCTCTTCAAGAAGAGATTGCCAAAAAGTTTAACTTCAAACTCATTACCCATGAGATGAATATGTATGGTATATGTCCAAAGTGCCAAAAAACTAGTGACGATATATAA
- the mog gene encoding molybdopterin adenylyltransferase: MNKIKIGVITASDRASAGIYEDISGKAIMDTMSEYLKNDFEIVYRCIPDELDEIKKALIELCDDEECALVVTTGGTGPAPRDVTPEATEAVCEKMLPGFGEQMRAVSLQYVPTAILSRQTAGIRGKSLIINLPGKPKSIRECLDAVFPAVPYCIDLIGGPYIETDESVIKVFRPKSK, encoded by the coding sequence ATGAATAAGATTAAAATTGGCGTAATAACAGCGAGTGACAGGGCAAGCGCTGGTATCTATGAAGATATTAGTGGCAAAGCAATAATGGATACAATGAGTGAATATCTCAAAAATGATTTTGAGATAGTCTATCGTTGCATTCCAGATGAGCTCGATGAGATCAAAAAGGCTCTCATTGAACTTTGTGATGATGAAGAGTGTGCTCTTGTTGTAACTACCGGTGGGACTGGACCGGCACCAAGAGATGTAACTCCTGAAGCCACAGAGGCTGTGTGCGAAAAGATGCTTCCGGGATTTGGTGAGCAGATGCGAGCAGTGAGCTTGCAGTATGTTCCTACTGCAATTTTATCGAGGCAAACTGCTGGTATTCGCGGCAAGAGTCTCATCATCAATCTCCCCGGTAAGCCAAAGAGTATCAGAGAGTGTCTTGATGCTGTATTTCCAGCTGTTCCATACTGTATCGATCTCATTGGAGGACCATATATCGAAACAGATGAGAGTGTCATCAAAGTCTTTAGACCAAAGAGTAAGTAA
- the bioV gene encoding pimelyl-ACP methyl ester esterase BioV, producing the protein MRFYSGFGFRNDKLLFLEYLDRGKFCIAGFSFGTQKALLDALQTITEGGRVEKLQLFSPAFFNYLPKELKNKEIIAYAKNQELYMRFFYKKASYPAMMDLEKFQSKPTLGELKELLFFEWKCEDLESLKRSGVEIEVYLGEQDKIIDSKKAKEFFIQYATVYMIKDVGHLLKGRDE; encoded by the coding sequence ATGCGCTTTTATAGTGGCTTTGGATTTCGCAATGATAAATTGCTTTTTTTGGAGTACCTTGATAGAGGAAAATTTTGTATTGCTGGATTCAGCTTTGGAACACAAAAGGCTTTGCTTGATGCACTCCAGACTATTACTGAGGGAGGGAGAGTAGAGAAGTTGCAGCTCTTTTCTCCTGCTTTTTTCAACTATCTTCCAAAAGAGCTAAAAAACAAAGAGATCATAGCTTACGCAAAAAATCAAGAGCTCTATATGCGTTTTTTTTACAAAAAGGCGAGCTATCCAGCCATGATGGATCTAGAGAAGTTTCAAAGTAAGCCGACTTTAGGAGAGCTCAAAGAGCTTCTCTTTTTTGAATGGAAGTGTGAAGATCTTGAGAGTTTGAAGAGAAGTGGAGTAGAGATTGAGGTTTACTTAGGCGAACAAGATAAAATAATAGATAGTAAAAAAGCAAAAGAGTTTTTTATACAATATGCCACAGTCTATATGATCAAAGATGTAGGACATCTTTTAAAGGGTAGGGATGAATAA
- a CDS encoding ATP-dependent metallopeptidase FtsH/Yme1/Tma family protein: MKSPKREILQKFRKKLLILLSSLLLFVLLAALFVSKYENEQPLDITTYETLLDNNMIDKAIIGQKYVTIVSQGHSYTIPKDAIDIATLYKKVPVTMQENSQFVIDIISLILLTGVLGYLLYYLRKRQSEPIPIQHQIQIAPVQEPEEFKSNIAPQVSDVTFDDVAGIEEVKEELEEIIDFLKDPQKYTEFGVRMPKGVLLVGPPGVGKTLIAKAVAGEAGVPFFYQSGSAFVQIYVGMGAKRVRELFAKAKEMAPSIVFIDEIDAVGKARGGMRNDEREATLNQLLTEMDGFEPSSGVIVIGATNKIEVLDEALLRPGRFDRRIFVSLPNKEERAKILQIYLKNIPHYVDVNKLADMTVGFSGAALASLVNEAALHALRKKKRMVELSDFEEVKDKVLFGKKKILAFSEKEKEIQSVYQAAKALAAHWYEVEFDKISLIGGTIKELDKEIVSKSDYLARIKVLLAGYVAMQIFYNEAFSNAAQDLARAKQMAIEMVQEYGMGERLYGDIADAMAIIDSALSELQKYLHQHRETIQKIAQELQRKESLTNQEIKELLDALL, from the coding sequence ATGAAGTCACCAAAGAGGGAAATTTTGCAAAAATTTAGAAAAAAACTTCTTATACTTCTATCTTCTCTTCTTCTCTTTGTACTTTTGGCAGCTCTTTTTGTCTCAAAATATGAAAACGAACAACCCCTCGATATCACAACATATGAGACACTTTTGGATAATAATATGATAGACAAAGCTATTATAGGTCAAAAATATGTCACAATTGTGAGTCAGGGGCATAGCTATACAATTCCAAAAGATGCTATAGATATAGCTACACTTTATAAGAAGGTTCCGGTAACGATGCAAGAAAATAGCCAGTTTGTTATAGATATTATCTCTTTGATTTTGTTAACAGGGGTTCTTGGCTATCTGCTTTACTATTTGCGCAAACGACAAAGCGAGCCAATTCCAATCCAACATCAGATCCAGATAGCTCCTGTGCAAGAGCCAGAAGAGTTTAAATCCAATATTGCACCACAAGTGAGTGATGTCACTTTTGATGATGTGGCAGGTATTGAAGAGGTCAAAGAAGAACTTGAAGAGATAATCGATTTTTTAAAAGATCCACAAAAATATACTGAGTTTGGTGTACGCATGCCCAAAGGGGTTTTACTCGTAGGACCTCCTGGAGTTGGAAAAACACTCATAGCAAAAGCTGTAGCAGGAGAAGCGGGAGTTCCGTTTTTTTATCAAAGTGGAAGTGCATTTGTCCAGATCTATGTAGGTATGGGCGCAAAGCGGGTGCGTGAGCTCTTTGCAAAAGCCAAAGAGATGGCACCAAGTATTGTCTTTATCGATGAGATTGACGCTGTAGGAAAAGCTAGAGGTGGAATGCGCAATGACGAGAGAGAAGCCACACTCAACCAGTTGCTCACTGAGATGGATGGATTTGAGCCTTCAAGCGGTGTGATTGTTATAGGGGCGACAAACAAGATCGAGGTTTTAGATGAAGCGCTTTTAAGACCTGGTAGATTTGATAGGCGTATATTTGTCTCTTTGCCAAATAAAGAAGAAAGAGCAAAAATTTTACAAATCTATCTCAAAAATATTCCCCATTATGTAGATGTGAATAAGCTAGCTGACATGACAGTTGGATTTAGTGGTGCGGCACTGGCAAGTCTAGTCAATGAAGCAGCACTCCATGCTCTGCGCAAAAAGAAACGAATGGTGGAGCTCAGTGATTTTGAAGAGGTCAAGGATAAAGTACTCTTTGGCAAGAAAAAGATCCTCGCTTTTAGCGAAAAAGAGAAAGAGATACAATCGGTATACCAAGCAGCCAAAGCGCTAGCTGCTCACTGGTATGAAGTTGAGTTTGACAAGATATCTTTGATAGGTGGCACAATAAAAGAGCTTGATAAAGAGATTGTATCAAAGAGTGATTATCTTGCAAGAATCAAAGTACTTCTTGCTGGGTATGTGGCAATGCAGATCTTTTACAATGAAGCTTTTTCCAATGCTGCGCAAGATTTGGCAAGAGCGAAGCAGATGGCAATCGAGATGGTGCAAGAGTATGGGATGGGTGAGAGGCTCTATGGCGATATAGCAGATGCTATGGCCATAATCGATAGTGCCTTGAGTGAACTGCAAAAGTATCTCCATCAACACCGTGAAACTATCCAAAAAATTGCACAAGAGTTGCAAAGAAAAGAATCTCTCACAAATCAAGAAATTAAAGAGCTGTTAGATGCGCTTTTATAG
- the mtaB gene encoding tRNA (N(6)-L-threonylcarbamoyladenosine(37)-C(2))-methylthiotransferase MtaB — MKVYFKTFGCRTNLFDTQVMMSNLKDFTLTQKEDDADIIVVNSCTVTNGADSSVRHYINRINRLGKKIYLTGCGAFTKGESLFQEKKVAGVFGHSEKTKINELLQRNDFFELGDLESVDDTIVSEFVGKSRAFIKIQEGCDFRCSYCIIPYVRGNARSHDEELILEQIRKLAANGFGEFIFTGTNVGSYGKDRGTSLAKLLKRVSQIRGVRRVRIGSIEPMQITDEFKELLDEPWMAKHLHIALQHTSEEMLAIMHRRNKVTQDLELFDEIASHGYAIGTDFIVGHPGENEKNFQEALENLAKFPLTHIHLFTYSKRDGTPAAAMKEQVRGDVAKQRYRVIKGLIEEKNFEFRQEKKPLEVLVESKKGEKYLGYDQFYNPITIESDLDLRGNWVYVEEYEVTKEGNFAKI; from the coding sequence GTGAAAGTCTATTTTAAAACCTTTGGGTGCAGAACAAATCTTTTCGACACACAGGTAATGATGAGCAATTTAAAAGATTTTACTCTCACCCAAAAAGAGGATGATGCCGATATCATTGTTGTGAATTCTTGTACCGTTACAAACGGAGCAGATAGTAGTGTGCGCCACTATATAAACCGCATCAATCGCCTTGGCAAAAAGATCTATCTGACTGGTTGTGGGGCATTTACCAAAGGAGAATCACTTTTTCAAGAGAAAAAGGTAGCTGGAGTCTTTGGTCACTCAGAAAAGACAAAAATCAACGAATTGCTCCAACGAAACGACTTTTTTGAACTAGGTGATTTGGAAAGTGTTGATGATACTATAGTGAGCGAATTTGTGGGTAAAAGCAGAGCATTTATCAAAATCCAAGAGGGGTGTGATTTTCGCTGCAGCTACTGCATCATTCCCTATGTACGTGGAAATGCAAGGAGCCACGATGAAGAGCTGATCTTAGAGCAGATCCGCAAACTCGCAGCCAATGGCTTTGGTGAATTTATTTTTACCGGCACTAATGTTGGAAGTTATGGAAAAGATAGAGGCACTTCACTAGCAAAGCTGCTCAAGAGAGTATCGCAGATTAGAGGTGTGCGCAGAGTCCGCATAGGCTCAATTGAGCCTATGCAGATTACTGATGAGTTTAAAGAGCTTCTTGATGAGCCATGGATGGCAAAACATCTCCATATAGCTTTGCAACATACAAGTGAAGAGATGCTAGCAATTATGCATAGACGCAATAAAGTTACACAAGATCTCGAACTCTTTGATGAAATAGCATCCCATGGATATGCAATAGGGACAGATTTTATAGTAGGACACCCTGGTGAGAATGAGAAAAATTTCCAGGAGGCTTTGGAAAATCTTGCTAAATTTCCACTTACACATATTCATCTTTTTACCTACTCTAAGCGTGATGGTACACCGGCAGCTGCAATGAAAGAACAGGTCCGTGGTGATGTGGCAAAGCAAAGATATCGTGTTATCAAAGGACTAATTGAGGAGAAAAATTTTGAATTCCGCCAGGAGAAAAAACCTCTAGAAGTACTTGTTGAGAGTAAAAAAGGTGAGAAATATTTAGGATATGATCAGTTTTACAATCCAATTACAATTGAGAGTGATTTGGATCTTAGAGGAAATTGGGTCTATGTGGAAGAGTATGAAGTCACCAAAGAGGGAAATTTTGCAAAAATTTAG